The segment TTCTGCGTTTGTAAACCTGATCGTAAAGAAAGGTCGTGAAAAAACATTGCCTGAAATTGCACATGCAGTTATTGATCAGTACAATGAAATAAAAGGTATTCACAAAGTAAAACTCATCACTGTTTCGCCTGCAAGTGAAGAACTGAAAACAGCTATTGCAAATAAAGTGAAAGCAGATGCAGGTCTTGCACATGTTGAACTGGAAAATGTAGTGAACGAAGGAATTATCGGCGGTTTTCAACTGGAGTACAATGGCAACCTGGTGGATGCAAGTATTGCACGTGATCTGAGAGATATCCAGAAACAATTCCAGAAAAATACATACATCAGAAACATCAGATAAAAATTCAATTGTAAACTTTCCTCACAATTCAACAGAGCGGTGGGGGCTAAATAAAGCGTCATGGCAGATATTAAACCGGATGAGATTTCAGCGATACTTCGCCAGCAGTTAAGCAACTTTAACGTTGGTGCTGATTTGGAAGAAGTAGGTACCGTATTACAAGTGGGTGATGGTATTGC is part of the Lacibacter sediminis genome and harbors:
- the atpH gene encoding ATP synthase F1 subunit delta, whose protein sequence is MQNPRLAGRYAKSLVDLAQERNELEAVYADMKYLQDVCKQSKEFTNVLRSPVINADTKEKILNEIIIKNISKLSSAFVNLIVKKGREKTLPEIAHAVIDQYNEIKGIHKVKLITVSPASEELKTAIANKVKADAGLAHVELENVVNEGIIGGFQLEYNGNLVDASIARDLRDIQKQFQKNTYIRNIR